A part of Methanobrevibacter millerae genomic DNA contains:
- a CDS encoding sugar O-acetyltransferase, producing the protein MKEIEKLRAGLEYCFDDEEVAELKNNAIKNCQIYNNMDNNDRQAKRDFLKEMLGSVGENVDIENGFNCDNGKNIFIGDTFVGNYNLTILDVKEVHIGNDVMIGPNTTITTVGHPINPNKRRQRLAQASEIRIGNDVWIGANVCILPGVSIGNNVIIGAGAVVNRDIPDNSMAVGVPARVIKEIEKVI; encoded by the coding sequence ATGAAGGAAATTGAAAAGCTTAGAGCCGGACTTGAATACTGCTTTGATGATGAGGAAGTAGCTGAATTAAAAAACAATGCGATTAAAAATTGCCAGATATATAACAACATGGACAATAATGACAGACAGGCTAAAAGGGACTTTTTAAAAGAAATGCTTGGAAGTGTCGGTGAAAACGTCGACATTGAAAACGGATTCAACTGCGACAACGGAAAAAACATATTTATCGGAGATACCTTCGTTGGAAACTACAATTTAACTATTTTAGACGTTAAGGAAGTTCATATAGGCAATGACGTTATGATAGGACCGAACACGACCATCACTACCGTCGGACATCCAATCAATCCAAACAAAAGAAGACAGAGATTGGCACAGGCCAGTGAAATTCGAATCGGAAATGATGTCTGGATTGGTGCTAACGTATGCATACTGCCTGGTGTGAGCATCGGAAACAACGTTATCATTGGAGCCGGAGCGGTCGTTAATCGGGACATACCGGATAATTCAATGGCTGTTGGCGTACCTGCAAGGGTAATTAAAGAGATTGAGAAAGTAATATAA
- a CDS encoding AAA family ATPase gives MGTLPLGNDTDLEDSQFYNRKEEISFLSDNLELVKKGSTPTILLTGIRGVGKTALMKKLKNDFKNDYLVVYMDLSGMNKFKKNKLTRFCFMKLFYESFIKACSESNIITIDRKILKFFRTRNFEFNRFDVVDEIPIPILKTKEDYAKFTTFVMDLPQKVYGEYKGYINGVLIFIDEFQILKQLDENVNEFLWYIRGVIQSQKNIGYVFSGSMSVKDELIADIAGQKGAFGGRILNYEVKTFSFETTKNYLNEKADYLNFTDDGFERFYSCTKGIPFYVNTFARLLPPNEELNEEKIVLEFEKSLHYLVVHLTNEWYKLNNQEQRIITSLVEKPLRRIEIANSMGVTSGAIGASLKSLLNKSLIELDKDEYKIYDSIFRLWLKKEFKEKGDYPY, from the coding sequence ATGGGAACTTTACCATTAGGAAATGATACTGATTTAGAGGACTCACAATTTTATAATAGAAAAGAAGAAATTTCATTTCTTTCGGATAATTTGGAATTGGTTAAAAAAGGATCCACTCCAACTATATTGCTTACGGGTATTAGGGGTGTTGGGAAAACCGCATTAATGAAAAAATTAAAAAATGATTTCAAAAATGATTATTTGGTTGTTTACATGGATTTATCCGGAATGAACAAATTTAAAAAGAATAAATTAACTCGTTTCTGTTTTATGAAATTATTCTATGAGTCTTTTATTAAAGCCTGTAGTGAATCAAATATTATTACTATTGATAGAAAGATTTTAAAATTTTTTAGAACTCGTAATTTTGAATTTAATAGATTTGATGTTGTTGATGAAATTCCAATTCCAATTCTTAAAACAAAAGAAGATTATGCAAAATTCACTACTTTTGTAATGGATTTGCCTCAAAAAGTATATGGTGAATATAAGGGATATATTAATGGTGTTTTAATTTTCATTGATGAATTTCAAATTTTAAAGCAGTTGGATGAAAATGTCAATGAATTCTTATGGTATATTAGGGGCGTAATTCAATCACAAAAGAATATTGGTTATGTCTTTTCCGGAAGCATGAGTGTTAAAGACGAGTTAATTGCAGACATTGCTGGTCAAAAAGGTGCTTTTGGTGGCAGAATATTGAATTATGAAGTTAAAACTTTTTCATTTGAAACAACGAAAAATTATCTAAATGAAAAAGCCGATTATCTTAACTTCACTGATGATGGTTTTGAAAGATTCTATAGTTGTACAAAGGGAATTCCTTTTTATGTTAACACTTTTGCAAGATTACTTCCTCCTAATGAAGAATTAAATGAGGAAAAAATAGTTCTGGAATTTGAAAAATCTTTACATTATCTGGTAGTTCATTTGACTAATGAATGGTATAAATTAAATAATCAAGAACAGAGAATCATTACCTCACTTGTTGAAAAACCATTGAGAAGAATTGAAATAGCAAACAGTATGGGTGTAACCAGTGGAGCAATTGGTGCTTCTTTAAAATCATTACTAAATAAGTCTTTAATAGAATTGGATAAAGATGAATATAAAATATATGATTCTATCTTCAGATTATGGTTAAAAAAGGAATTCAAAGAAAAAGGGGATTATCCATATTAA
- a CDS encoding valine--tRNA ligase, with translation MSNEEIPKDYDLKKEKVWEKKWEDENIYKYIGDGSRPRYVIDTPPPYPTGSIHLGHVLNWVYIDMNARYRRQKGHDVLFTQGWDCHGLPTEVKVEETHGIKKNDVSRAQFRQYCIDLTSDNIQKMKAQMQAMGYSQDWTREFVTMTPEYMKKTQYSFLKMYDEGLIYQGIHPVNWCPRCETAIAFAEVEYSDNTTFLNYVNFPPAVDDSYDDIASSQASGKQADPKDEGILIATTRPELMSACVAVVIHPEDERYTHLLGKYVEVPLSHQKVKIIADEEVDPEFGTGAVMICTFGDKTDVSWVQKYDLEIINAIDETGTLTAAAGRYEGMDLQSCKKQTIKDLDAEGYLLKQEEVDQNVGQCWRCKTPIEILVKKQWFVAVRDLIEKTKTAADEMKWVPEHMKSRMVNWADSMEWDWCISRQRIFATPIPVWYCKDCGKVILPDVEDLPIDPTQDKPKHPCECGCEEFIPEEDVLDTWMDSSISPLSIAGWPDEDYINHFPSSIRPQGHDIIRTWAFYTTLRCLALTGQKPFDDIVINGMVFGEDGNKMSKSRPEFVVGPEEVIEKYGADSLRTWAANSVPGSDVIFDWKDIKHGYRFLRKFWNAFRFISMQIFDEEVSYDDVKDNLDPLDLWILSKLNNLNIKVDNAFADYNYADTITSIERFFWHDFCDEYIEAVKYRLYTDVSEESRRAAKYTLKTVVETSLKLLAPIAPFFTDEVYQYFSDESIHTTLWPEVTSELIDEEAENKGDVTIDLIDEVRRFKSASKIPLNVELAEVNVYTTDEKLIAVFEEFADDIEGTLKIKDLTIKSGKPEVHEKLIEVEPDMSQIGPKFKGDAGKIIGYLKSTPLDEIDAVLAENHELAIGDLVVGEEMLNIKKEIVGASGKKVDILQSENLDMILEVIR, from the coding sequence ATGTCAAATGAAGAGATTCCTAAAGACTATGATTTAAAAAAAGAAAAGGTCTGGGAGAAAAAATGGGAAGATGAAAACATCTACAAGTATATTGGAGATGGTTCTCGTCCCAGATATGTTATTGACACTCCCCCACCATACCCAACAGGCTCAATTCACCTGGGCCACGTTTTGAATTGGGTTTACATTGATATGAACGCAAGATACAGAAGACAAAAAGGTCACGATGTGTTATTCACCCAGGGATGGGACTGCCATGGCCTTCCAACAGAAGTGAAAGTGGAAGAGACCCATGGAATCAAGAAAAACGATGTTTCAAGAGCACAGTTCAGACAGTACTGTATTGATTTAACCTCAGACAACATTCAAAAAATGAAGGCGCAGATGCAGGCGATGGGTTATTCACAGGATTGGACCCGTGAGTTCGTTACAATGACTCCGGAATACATGAAAAAGACCCAGTACTCATTTTTAAAAATGTATGATGAAGGATTAATCTATCAGGGAATCCACCCTGTCAACTGGTGTCCTCGCTGTGAAACGGCAATTGCATTTGCAGAAGTCGAATACAGTGATAATACAACATTTTTAAACTACGTTAACTTCCCTCCTGCAGTGGACGACTCCTATGATGATATCGCATCTTCACAGGCTTCAGGAAAACAGGCCGACCCAAAGGACGAAGGCATTCTGATTGCAACAACCCGTCCTGAACTGATGTCTGCCTGTGTGGCTGTAGTAATTCACCCTGAAGATGAAAGATACACTCACCTTTTAGGAAAATATGTTGAAGTGCCTCTGTCACATCAGAAAGTAAAGATTATTGCAGATGAAGAGGTAGATCCTGAATTCGGTACAGGTGCGGTTATGATTTGTACCTTCGGGGACAAAACGGACGTAAGCTGGGTTCAAAAGTATGATTTGGAAATAATCAATGCTATCGATGAAACCGGTACATTAACTGCAGCAGCAGGCAGATATGAAGGAATGGATTTGCAGAGCTGTAAAAAGCAGACAATTAAAGATCTTGACGCTGAAGGTTATTTATTAAAGCAGGAAGAGGTCGACCAGAACGTAGGACAATGCTGGAGATGCAAAACCCCTATCGAAATTCTTGTCAAAAAGCAGTGGTTCGTTGCAGTAAGGGATTTAATCGAGAAGACCAAGACCGCAGCCGATGAGATGAAATGGGTACCTGAACACATGAAATCCCGTATGGTAAACTGGGCGGATTCCATGGAATGGGACTGGTGTATTTCAAGGCAAAGGATATTTGCAACCCCAATTCCTGTATGGTACTGTAAGGACTGCGGAAAAGTCATCCTTCCGGACGTTGAAGACTTGCCGATTGATCCGACCCAGGACAAGCCAAAACATCCTTGCGAATGCGGCTGTGAAGAGTTCATACCTGAAGAGGACGTTCTTGATACATGGATGGATTCATCAATTTCACCGCTTTCCATTGCCGGATGGCCTGATGAAGATTACATAAATCATTTCCCTTCAAGTATACGCCCTCAGGGACACGATATTATCCGTACATGGGCATTCTATACAACACTCAGATGTCTGGCTTTAACCGGACAAAAGCCATTCGACGATATTGTTATAAACGGTATGGTATTTGGTGAAGACGGAAACAAGATGAGTAAATCAAGGCCTGAGTTTGTAGTTGGTCCTGAAGAGGTAATTGAAAAGTACGGTGCAGACTCGTTAAGGACATGGGCTGCAAACAGCGTACCGGGATCTGATGTAATATTTGACTGGAAAGACATCAAGCACGGATACAGATTCCTCAGAAAGTTCTGGAACGCATTCAGATTCATCAGCATGCAGATATTCGACGAAGAGGTCTCATACGATGACGTTAAGGATAATCTGGACCCACTGGATTTATGGATATTGTCCAAATTGAATAATTTAAATATCAAGGTCGATAATGCATTTGCAGACTATAACTATGCCGATACGATAACTTCAATCGAAAGGTTCTTCTGGCACGATTTCTGTGACGAATACATCGAAGCGGTAAAATACAGATTATACACTGACGTAAGCGAAGAATCAAGACGCGCAGCCAAATATACTTTAAAGACAGTTGTTGAAACTTCATTAAAGCTATTGGCTCCGATTGCACCGTTTTTCACGGATGAGGTTTATCAGTATTTCTCCGACGAGTCAATTCACACCACATTATGGCCTGAAGTAACTTCTGAGCTGATTGATGAGGAAGCCGAAAACAAGGGTGACGTTACCATCGATTTGATTGATGAAGTCAGAAGGTTCAAGTCAGCTTCCAAGATACCTTTAAACGTTGAACTTGCCGAAGTCAATGTCTATACCACTGATGAAAAGTTAATTGCTGTCTTTGAAGAGTTTGCAGACGATATTGAAGGCACTCTCAAAATCAAGGATTTAACAATCAAATCCGGAAAGCCTGAAGTTCATGAAAAGCTCATTGAAGTTGAACCGGACATGTCCCAGATCGGACCTAAATTCAAGGGGGACGCCGGAAAAATCATCGGCTATCTGAAATCAACTCCTCTTGATGAAATCGATGCTGTTTTAGCTGAAAATCATGAACTGGCTATCGGTGATTTGGTAGTTGGTGAAGAGATGCTGAACATTAAAAAGGAGATTGTAGGAGCATCCGGTAAAAAGGTAGATATCTTGCAATCCGAAAACTTAGACATGATTTTAGAAGTAATCCGATGA